In Anthonomus grandis grandis unplaced genomic scaffold, icAntGran1.3 ctg00000651.1, whole genome shotgun sequence, the following are encoded in one genomic region:
- the LOC126749744 gene encoding uncharacterized protein LOC126749744, with product MSSWTKAAGCGRSGYAPENLNKELVVRYCNQILGISMNCLDYHNLGNESELILESLQSFSKLLNSLPGFKFSSFQVTGAVRIKLLFGQEDPGLRRSSIQLLGDLATSLGQETNFEAFKDRVRSKGTSSLYSCIYAIQTCMLSRPLKVQSRRLALIWIFRRYTA from the exons ATGTCCAGCTGGACCAAAGCTGCTGGGTGCGGAAGATCGGGGTATGCCCCGGAGAATTTGAATAAGGAGCTCGTGGTGCGGTACTGCAATCAGATACTGGGCATTTCAATGAACTGTTTGGATTATCACAATTTGGG GAACGAAAGCGAGCTGATCCTGGAGTCCCTGCAATCCTTCTCGAAACTCCTGAACAGTTTGCCAGGGTTCAAATTCAGTTCCTTTCAAGTTACCGGAGCAGTGAGGATCAAGTTGCTATTCGGTCAAGAGGATCCAGGTCTAAGGAGATCCTCGATCCAGTTATTAGGAGATCTGGCAACATCCCTTGGCCAGGAGACCAATTTTGAGGCATTCAAGGATCGAGTGAGATCCAAGGGAACCTCATCACTTTACTCTTGCATCTATGCAATCCAGACGTGTATGTTGTCAAG GCCTCTAAAAGTACAATCCAGAAGGTTGGCCCTTATCTGGATTTTCCGGAGGTATACCGCATGA